From Rhodopseudomonas palustris, a single genomic window includes:
- the dnaJ gene encoding molecular chaperone DnaJ: MSTTKRCYYETLEVERNADDSTLKSAFRKLAMKWHPDRNPGDPQCEIKFKEINEAYEVLKDGDKRAAYDRYGHAAFEQGGFGGGAGFGTGFASSFSDIFEDLFGMASQRGRGTGRERGADLRYNMEITLEDAFKGKTAQIEIPVSVTCEACSGTGAKAGTKPKTCSTCGGAGRVRQAQGFFTLERTCPSCQGRGQTIEDPCPSCTGSGRVTRERTLSVNIPQGVEDGTRIRLAGEGEAGLRGGPPGDLYIFLSLANHAIFQRDGADLHCRVPISMVTAALGGEFEVPTIDRGKTKVKVPSGTQTGRRFRIGGKGMPVLRSRQVGDMYVQVVVETPQNLTKKQQELLAEFEKLSSGETQPEAVGFFSKVKEFFGSRASAP; this comes from the coding sequence ATGTCCACCACCAAGCGTTGCTACTACGAAACCCTCGAAGTCGAGCGCAACGCCGACGATTCGACGCTGAAAAGCGCTTTTCGTAAGCTCGCGATGAAATGGCACCCGGACCGCAATCCGGGCGATCCGCAGTGCGAGATCAAGTTCAAAGAGATCAACGAAGCCTACGAAGTGCTCAAGGACGGTGATAAGCGCGCCGCCTACGACCGCTACGGACACGCCGCCTTCGAGCAGGGCGGCTTCGGCGGCGGCGCCGGCTTCGGTACGGGGTTCGCCTCCTCGTTCTCCGACATCTTCGAAGATCTGTTCGGCATGGCCTCCCAGCGCGGCCGTGGCACCGGGCGCGAGCGCGGTGCCGACCTGCGCTACAATATGGAGATCACGCTCGAGGATGCCTTCAAGGGCAAGACCGCGCAGATCGAAATTCCGGTCTCGGTGACCTGCGAGGCTTGCTCCGGCACCGGCGCCAAGGCCGGCACCAAACCGAAGACCTGCTCGACCTGCGGCGGCGCCGGCCGGGTTCGCCAGGCCCAGGGCTTCTTCACGCTCGAACGCACCTGCCCGAGCTGCCAGGGCCGCGGCCAGACCATCGAGGATCCCTGCCCGTCCTGCACCGGCTCCGGCCGGGTCACGCGGGAGCGGACGTTGTCGGTCAACATTCCGCAGGGCGTCGAAGACGGCACTCGGATCAGGCTCGCCGGGGAAGGCGAAGCCGGGTTGCGCGGCGGTCCGCCCGGCGATCTCTACATTTTCCTGTCGCTCGCCAATCACGCCATCTTCCAGCGCGATGGCGCCGATCTGCACTGTCGGGTGCCGATCTCGATGGTCACGGCGGCGCTCGGGGGCGAATTCGAAGTCCCGACCATCGACCGCGGCAAGACCAAGGTCAAAGTGCCGAGCGGCACTCAGACCGGGCGACGCTTCCGGATCGGCGGCAAGGGAATGCCTGTGCTGCGTTCCCGGCAGGTCGGCGACATGTACGTCCAGGTGGTGGTGGAAACCCCGCAGAACCTGACCAAGAAACAGCAAGAACTGCTGGCCGAGTTCGAAAAATTGTCGTCGGGTGAAACCCAGCCCGAAGCCGTGGGTTTCTTCTCCAAGGTCAAAGAATTCTTTGGCTCGCGTGCGAGCGCTCCCTGA
- a CDS encoding NADPH-dependent FMN reductase: MSAVKILIIPGSLRTGSHNVRLAAAAARELARADVDATWLSLADYPLPIYDADLEAKSGVPKNAVGLKRMIGAHHGVLIVSPEYNSAPPPLLKNAIDWVSRVADPHEAPGQVFRDRAFALAAASEGKLGGARCLAALRLILTGCRAPVIPNQLALSFAHMAYDDDDRLKLPADSAALQAMVRQLIDFAQQMMR, from the coding sequence ATGTCCGCGGTTAAGATCCTGATCATACCCGGCTCGTTGCGCACCGGCTCGCACAATGTGCGGCTGGCCGCCGCCGCTGCGCGCGAACTGGCGCGCGCCGACGTCGACGCGACGTGGCTGTCGCTCGCGGACTATCCGTTGCCGATCTACGATGCCGACCTCGAGGCAAAGTCCGGCGTGCCGAAGAACGCCGTCGGCCTGAAGCGGATGATCGGCGCGCACCATGGCGTGCTGATCGTCAGTCCCGAATATAATTCGGCGCCGCCGCCGCTGCTGAAAAATGCCATCGACTGGGTGTCGCGGGTCGCCGATCCGCACGAAGCCCCGGGGCAGGTATTTCGCGACCGCGCCTTCGCGCTCGCCGCTGCTTCCGAAGGCAAGCTCGGCGGCGCCCGCTGCCTCGCCGCGCTGCGGCTGATTCTGACCGGCTGCCGCGCACCGGTGATTCCCAATCAGCTCGCGCTGTCGTTCGCTCACATGGCCTACGACGACGACGACAGGCTCAAGCTCCCCGCCGACAGCGCTGCCCTGCAGGCGATGGTCCGGCAATTGATCGATTTCGCCCAGCAGATGATGAGGTAA
- a CDS encoding class I SAM-dependent methyltransferase gives MALQSSVRAFKKPARPLDDEVRFLRSWIEKPLRMGAVMPSGRLLARTMARYVDIDSNGPVIELGPGTGAITSALVEHGVDQKRLVLLEFDPGFCALLRERFPQAKVVQGDAYRLRDSLWDALDVPATAVVSGLPLVTKPMLTRMKLIRDAFNLLEPGAPFVQFTYSVAPPIPKSLSGVATEASERIWMNVPPARVWVYRKR, from the coding sequence ATGGCTTTGCAGTCGTCCGTTCGCGCGTTCAAGAAGCCGGCCCGTCCGCTCGACGACGAGGTCCGCTTTCTGCGCTCTTGGATCGAGAAGCCGTTGCGGATGGGTGCCGTGATGCCATCCGGCCGGCTGTTGGCCCGCACCATGGCGCGCTACGTCGATATCGATTCCAACGGCCCGGTGATCGAACTCGGACCGGGTACTGGGGCGATCACCAGCGCTCTGGTCGAGCATGGCGTCGACCAGAAGCGTCTGGTTCTGCTCGAATTCGATCCCGGGTTCTGCGCACTGCTGCGTGAGCGGTTTCCGCAGGCCAAGGTGGTGCAGGGCGACGCCTATCGGCTGCGCGACTCGCTGTGGGATGCGCTCGACGTGCCCGCCACTGCGGTCGTATCCGGGCTGCCGCTCGTCACCAAGCCGATGCTGACGCGGATGAAACTGATACGCGATGCCTTCAATCTGCTCGAACCCGGCGCGCCGTTCGTGCAGTTCACCTATTCGGTTGCGCCTCCGATTCCGAAATCACTGTCCGGCGTCGCCACCGAAGCCTCCGAGCGGATCTGGATGAATGTTCCGCCGGCGCGGGTTTGGGTTTACCGCAAGCGCTGA
- the gpmI gene encoding 2,3-bisphosphoglycerate-independent phosphoglycerate mutase, translating into MQSRRPVMLVILDGWGWREDPADNAVLQAKTPTFDALWGNGPHAFLRTSGKSVGLPNGQMGNSEVGHLNIGAGRVVMQDLPRISDAIASGEIERAPGLVTFIEKLRASGGTCHLMGLVSPGGVHSHQDHACALAKILTKAGVPTVLHAFTDGRDTPPKSAVDDIVRLRADLPPNVPIATVSGRYYAMDRDNRWERVSKAYGVIADADGPRFANADAVIADGYAAGVNDEFIVPAVVGDYQGMRDGDGVLCFNFRADRVREILAALLDPAFAGFPRKQVKKIAAAVGMTQYSTALDALMGTIFPPQSLVNGLGQVVADAGLHQLRMAETEKYPHVTYFLNGGEEVPYPGEDRIMVPSPKVATYDLQPEMSAPELGDKAVAAIESGKYDLIVLNFANPDMVGHTGSLPAAIKAVETVDTQLGRIVAAIRNAGGALLVTADHGNCEMMRDPETGGPHTAHTTNPVPVLLVGHDGPLSDGQLSDLAPTLLKLMELPQPTEMTGKSLIG; encoded by the coding sequence ATGCAGTCCCGTCGCCCCGTGATGCTCGTGATTCTCGATGGCTGGGGGTGGCGCGAGGACCCGGCCGACAACGCCGTGCTGCAGGCCAAGACGCCGACCTTCGACGCGCTGTGGGGCAACGGCCCGCATGCGTTTCTGCGCACGTCCGGCAAATCGGTCGGACTGCCAAACGGCCAGATGGGCAACTCCGAGGTCGGCCATCTCAACATCGGTGCCGGCCGCGTGGTGATGCAGGATCTGCCGCGGATCAGCGACGCCATCGCCAGCGGCGAGATCGAGCGGGCGCCGGGTTTGGTGACGTTCATCGAAAAATTGCGCGCCAGCGGCGGCACCTGCCACCTGATGGGCCTAGTCTCGCCCGGCGGCGTGCACTCGCACCAGGACCATGCCTGCGCCCTGGCCAAAATCTTGACCAAGGCCGGCGTGCCGACGGTGCTGCACGCCTTCACCGACGGCCGCGATACGCCGCCGAAATCCGCGGTCGACGACATCGTGCGGCTGCGCGCCGACCTGCCGCCGAATGTGCCGATCGCCACCGTCAGCGGCCGCTATTATGCGATGGACCGCGACAACCGCTGGGAGCGCGTGTCCAAGGCCTATGGGGTGATCGCCGATGCCGACGGGCCGCGGTTTGCGAACGCCGACGCGGTGATCGCGGACGGCTATGCGGCCGGGGTGAACGACGAGTTCATCGTGCCGGCCGTCGTCGGTGACTATCAGGGCATGCGCGATGGCGACGGCGTGCTGTGCTTCAACTTCCGCGCCGACCGGGTGCGCGAAATCCTCGCCGCCTTGCTCGACCCCGCTTTCGCCGGCTTCCCACGCAAGCAGGTGAAGAAGATCGCGGCCGCCGTCGGCATGACACAGTACTCGACCGCGCTCGATGCGCTGATGGGTACGATTTTCCCGCCGCAAAGCTTGGTGAATGGCCTCGGCCAAGTGGTCGCCGACGCCGGCCTGCATCAGCTTCGGATGGCGGAGACGGAGAAGTATCCGCACGTCACTTACTTCCTGAATGGCGGGGAGGAAGTGCCTTATCCGGGCGAAGACCGGATCATGGTGCCGTCGCCGAAGGTCGCAACCTACGATCTGCAGCCGGAAATGTCGGCGCCGGAGCTCGGCGATAAGGCCGTCGCGGCGATCGAATCCGGCAAATACGACCTGATCGTCCTCAACTTCGCCAATCCGGACATGGTCGGCCACACCGGCAGCCTGCCGGCGGCGATCAAGGCAGTCGAGACGGTCGACACCCAGCTCGGCCGTATCGTCGCGGCGATCCGCAACGCCGGCGGCGCGCTGCTGGTCACCGCTGACCACGGCAATTGCGAGATGATGCGCGATCCCGAGACCGGCGGGCCGCACACCGCGCACACCACCAATCCGGTGCCGGTGCTGCTGGTCGGCCACGACGGCCCGCTGTCCGACGGCCAGCTCTCCGATCTCGCCCCGACGCTGCTCAAGCTGATGGAGTTGCCGCAGCCGACCGAGATGACCGGCAAATCGCTGATCGGTTAG
- the dnaK gene encoding molecular chaperone DnaK, with amino-acid sequence MGKVIGIDLGTTNSCVAVMDGKSAKVIENAEGMRTTPSIVAITDDGERLVGQPAKRQAVTNPERTFFAVKRLIGRRYDDPMVEKDKGLVPYKIVKASNGDAWVEADGKTYSPSQVSAFILQKMKETAEAHLGQKVDQAVITVPAYFNDAQRQATKDAGKIAGLEVLRIINEPTAAALAYGLDKAKTGTIAVYDLGGGTFDVSILEIGDGVFEVKSTNGDTFLGGEDFDMRLVNYLADEFQKEQGIDLRKDKLALQRLKEAAEKAKIELSSTTQTEINLPFITADQSGPKHLTMKLTRAKFEALVDDLVQKTIEPCRKALKDAGLTAGEISEVVLVGGMTRMPKVQEVVKQLFGKEPHKGVNPDEVVAIGAAIQAGVLQGDVKDVLLLDVTPLSLGIETLGGVFTRIIDRNTTIPTKKSQVFSTAEDNQNAVTIRVFQGEREMAADNKMLGQFDLMGIPPAPRGMPQIEVTFDIDANGIVNVSAKDKATGKEQQIRIQASGGLSDSEIDKMVKDAEANAAEDKKRREAVDAKNHADALVHSTEKALAEHGSKIDEGERRSIEDALSDLREALKGDDAEAIKAKSNTLAQASMKLGEAMYKQAEAGGGAQQAGKDDVVDAEFTEVDDDKKKSA; translated from the coding sequence ATGGGAAAGGTCATTGGTATCGACCTTGGCACCACGAATTCGTGCGTCGCCGTAATGGATGGTAAGTCTGCCAAAGTCATCGAGAACGCCGAGGGTATGCGCACCACCCCGTCGATCGTCGCGATCACCGACGACGGCGAGCGTCTGGTCGGCCAGCCGGCGAAGCGTCAGGCGGTCACCAATCCCGAGCGCACCTTCTTCGCGGTGAAGCGCCTGATCGGCCGCCGCTACGACGACCCGATGGTCGAAAAGGACAAGGGCCTCGTCCCCTACAAGATCGTCAAGGCCTCGAACGGCGACGCTTGGGTCGAAGCCGACGGCAAGACCTATTCGCCTTCGCAGGTCTCGGCCTTCATTCTGCAGAAGATGAAGGAGACCGCGGAAGCCCATCTCGGCCAGAAGGTCGATCAGGCCGTCATCACCGTTCCGGCGTACTTCAACGACGCCCAGCGCCAGGCCACCAAGGACGCCGGCAAGATCGCCGGTCTCGAAGTGCTGCGCATCATCAACGAGCCGACCGCGGCCGCGCTGGCCTACGGTCTCGACAAGGCCAAGACCGGCACCATCGCGGTGTACGACCTCGGCGGCGGCACTTTCGACGTCTCGATCCTGGAGATCGGCGACGGCGTGTTCGAGGTGAAGTCGACCAACGGCGACACTTTCCTCGGCGGTGAAGACTTCGACATGCGTCTGGTCAACTACCTCGCCGACGAATTCCAGAAGGAGCAGGGCATCGACCTGCGCAAGGACAAGCTTGCGCTGCAGCGCCTGAAGGAAGCCGCCGAAAAGGCCAAGATTGAGCTGTCGTCGACGACGCAGACCGAGATCAACCTGCCGTTCATCACTGCGGACCAGTCCGGTCCGAAGCATCTGACCATGAAGCTGACCCGCGCCAAGTTCGAAGCGCTGGTCGACGATCTGGTGCAGAAGACCATCGAGCCGTGCCGCAAGGCGCTGAAGGATGCCGGCCTCACCGCCGGTGAGATCAGCGAAGTGGTGCTGGTCGGCGGCATGACCCGCATGCCGAAGGTCCAGGAGGTGGTGAAGCAGTTGTTCGGCAAGGAGCCGCACAAGGGCGTCAACCCGGACGAAGTCGTGGCGATCGGCGCGGCGATTCAGGCCGGCGTGCTGCAGGGCGATGTCAAGGACGTGCTGCTGCTCGACGTCACCCCGCTGTCGCTGGGCATCGAGACGCTGGGTGGCGTGTTCACCCGCATCATAGATCGCAACACCACGATCCCGACCAAGAAGAGCCAGGTGTTCTCGACCGCCGAAGACAATCAGAACGCGGTCACCATCCGGGTCTTCCAGGGCGAGCGTGAAATGGCGGCCGACAACAAGATGCTCGGTCAGTTCGACCTGATGGGCATTCCGCCGGCACCGCGCGGCATGCCGCAGATCGAGGTGACGTTCGACATCGACGCCAACGGCATCGTCAACGTCTCGGCCAAGGACAAGGCGACCGGCAAGGAGCAGCAGATCCGCATCCAGGCTTCTGGCGGTCTGTCCGACTCCGAGATCGACAAGATGGTCAAGGACGCCGAAGCCAACGCGGCCGAGGACAAGAAGCGCCGCGAGGCGGTCGACGCCAAGAACCACGCCGACGCGCTGGTGCACTCCACCGAGAAGGCTCTGGCCGAGCACGGTTCGAAGATCGACGAAGGCGAGCGCCGCAGCATCGAGGACGCGCTCAGCGATCTGCGTGAAGCGCTGAAGGGCGATGATGCCGAGGCAATCAAGGCCAAGAGCAACACCCTTGCGCAGGCTTCGATGAAGCTCGGCGAAGCGATGTACAAGCAGGCCGAAGCCGGCGGCGGCGCTCAGCAGGCCGGCAAGGACGACGTGGTCGACGCGGAATTCACCGAAGTCGACGACGACAAGAAGAAGTCGGCGTAA
- the pyrF gene encoding orotidine-5'-phosphate decarboxylase, producing the protein MTTADIPDRDRLIVALDLPDLRVAEAMVDRLGDSVTFYKIGYQLAYAGGLPLARALVGAGKQVFVDLKLHDIGNTVARGVESLSHLGASFLTVHAYPQTMKAAVEARGSSKVKILAVTVLTSYDDHDLADAGYRFGVRDLVEARARQALAIGVDGLVCSSEEAAHLRGIVGPEMALVTPGIRPAGAAAGDQKRIMTPARAIAAGASHLVVGRPVLEAPDPKAAADAIVAEIAAARGS; encoded by the coding sequence ATGACGACAGCCGACATCCCTGACCGCGACCGGCTGATCGTCGCGCTCGATCTGCCCGATCTGCGCGTTGCGGAGGCGATGGTCGACCGTCTCGGCGACAGCGTCACTTTCTACAAGATCGGCTATCAGCTCGCTTATGCGGGCGGGTTACCGCTCGCCCGCGCGCTGGTCGGCGCCGGCAAGCAAGTGTTCGTCGATCTCAAGCTGCACGACATCGGCAACACCGTCGCACGCGGCGTCGAAAGCCTGAGCCATCTCGGCGCCAGCTTTCTCACGGTCCATGCCTATCCGCAGACCATGAAGGCCGCGGTGGAAGCGCGCGGCTCCTCAAAGGTCAAGATCCTCGCCGTCACGGTGCTGACTTCCTACGACGACCACGACCTCGCCGACGCCGGCTATCGGTTCGGCGTGCGGGATCTCGTCGAAGCGCGGGCGCGGCAGGCGCTGGCGATCGGCGTCGATGGTCTGGTGTGTTCATCGGAGGAAGCCGCCCATCTGCGCGGCATCGTCGGGCCTGAGATGGCGCTGGTGACGCCGGGGATTCGCCCCGCCGGCGCCGCGGCGGGCGACCAGAAGCGGATCATGACGCCGGCCAGGGCGATCGCCGCCGGCGCCAGCCATCTGGTGGTCGGCCGGCCAGTGCTGGAGGCGCCGGATCCCAAGGCCGCTGCGGATGCGATCGTCGCCGAGATCGCCGCTGCACGCGGATCATAA
- the dapB gene encoding 4-hydroxy-tetrahydrodipicolinate reductase: protein MSEMRLIVAGAGGRMGRALTRAISETDGVVLTGALESPNSELLGQDAGTLAGLPANGVLLSADLWSLSANADGIVDFTVPQATIANVAIAAQRGIAHIIGTTGLSASDNAVIQSVTNRAVVVKSGNMSLGVNLLAAIAKRVAQSLDDSFDIEIVEMHHRAKVDAPSGTALLLGEAVAAGRKIDLATHSARGRDGLTGARKPGDIGFASLRGGTVTGDHTVIFAGASERIELTHKAEDRMIFAHGALTAARWARGQKPGLYSMADVLGLGDI from the coding sequence ATGTCCGAGATGCGCCTGATCGTTGCCGGAGCCGGCGGCCGCATGGGCCGGGCGTTGACCCGTGCCATCAGCGAGACCGACGGCGTGGTGCTGACCGGCGCGCTCGAGTCGCCGAATTCCGAGCTGCTCGGCCAGGACGCCGGCACCCTCGCCGGCCTGCCGGCCAACGGTGTGCTGCTGTCGGCCGACCTGTGGTCGCTGTCGGCGAATGCCGACGGCATCGTCGATTTCACCGTGCCGCAGGCGACCATCGCCAATGTGGCGATCGCGGCGCAGCGCGGTATCGCCCATATCATCGGCACCACCGGACTGTCGGCCTCCGACAACGCGGTGATCCAGAGCGTCACCAATCGTGCCGTGGTGGTGAAGTCCGGCAATATGAGCCTCGGCGTCAATCTGCTGGCCGCCATCGCCAAGCGCGTGGCGCAGTCGCTCGACGACAGCTTCGACATCGAGATCGTCGAAATGCATCACCGCGCCAAGGTCGACGCGCCGTCCGGTACGGCGCTGCTGCTCGGCGAAGCGGTGGCGGCCGGCCGTAAGATCGACCTCGCCACTCACTCCGCGCGCGGCCGCGACGGCCTCACCGGCGCCCGCAAGCCCGGTGACATCGGTTTCGCGTCGCTGCGCGGCGGCACCGTGACCGGCGATCACACTGTCATCTTCGCCGGCGCCTCGGAGCGGATCGAACTCACCCACAAGGCCGAAGACCGCATGATCTTCGCCCACGGCGCCCTGACGGCGGCGCGCTGGGCCAGGGGTCAGAAGCCCGGCCTGTACTCGATGGCCGATGTGCTCGGCCTCGGCGACATCTGA
- a CDS encoding DUF2244 domain-containing protein, whose translation MATEPDLGPDSREPKLFSARLKPHRALSHNGFLILIGLVGTVSFAAGLAFWMMGAWPVFGFFGLDVLALAIAFRVSFARARASEEISMTCNELRVRRTSARGEVAEWVLNPLWVRLEKIVHHEAGIERLYLVSSGRRLAIAGFLGAEEKASFANALMAALDAARRGPLYQP comes from the coding sequence AAACTGTTTTCGGCGCGGCTGAAGCCGCACCGTGCCTTGAGTCACAACGGATTTCTGATCCTGATCGGGCTGGTCGGCACCGTGAGCTTCGCGGCCGGGCTGGCGTTCTGGATGATGGGCGCCTGGCCGGTATTCGGATTCTTCGGGTTGGACGTGCTGGCGCTCGCCATTGCGTTCAGGGTGAGCTTCGCCCGCGCCCGGGCCAGCGAGGAGATCTCGATGACCTGCAACGAACTGCGGGTCCGTCGCACCTCGGCGCGCGGCGAGGTGGCCGAATGGGTGTTGAACCCGCTCTGGGTGCGGCTGGAAAAGATCGTCCACCACGAGGCCGGGATCGAGCGGCTGTATCTGGTCTCCTCAGGGCGCCGGCTGGCGATCGCCGGATTCCTCGGTGCCGAGGAAAAGGCCAGCTTCGCCAATGCATTGATGGCGGCGCTGGATGCCGCGCGGCGCGGTCCGCTGTACCAGCCCTGA
- a CDS encoding DUF1330 domain-containing protein has translation MPKGYWVGRIDVHDLDGYRRDYVAHNGAVFAKYGAKFLTRGGTYEAKEGQARSRNVVIEFKDYETALACYNSPEYQALIKARAPFSEGEIVVVEGYDGPQPS, from the coding sequence ATGCCGAAGGGTTATTGGGTGGGGCGGATCGATGTGCACGATCTCGACGGTTACCGCCGCGATTACGTCGCCCACAACGGCGCGGTGTTCGCCAAATACGGCGCCAAATTCCTGACCCGCGGCGGCACTTACGAGGCCAAGGAGGGACAGGCGCGGTCCCGCAACGTTGTGATCGAATTCAAGGACTACGAGACCGCGCTGGCCTGCTACAACTCGCCGGAGTATCAGGCGCTGATCAAAGCGCGGGCGCCATTCTCCGAAGGCGAGATCGTCGTCGTCGAGGGGTATGACGGTCCGCAGCCGTCCTGA
- a CDS encoding methylated-DNA--[protein]-cysteine S-methyltransferase produces the protein MMNLALADHHLVKPGARDSALADYDCVRRAIAFISQKWKAQPTIEAIADAAGLTPDELHHLFRRWAGLTPKAFMQALTLDHAKSLLRDSASVLDAALASGLSGPGRLHDLFVTHEAMSPGEWKAGGAGLGLRYGFHPSPFGTAVIIASDRGLAGLAFADPGEEQTALVDLQQRWPRAVCVPDQDTTAPLAQRIFDPAHWCPEQPLRVVLIGTDFEVRVWETLLKIPLGKAVCYSDIAAKISLPKASRAVGAAVGKNPISFVVPCHRALGKGGALTGYHWGLTRKQAMIGWEAGRLGGE, from the coding sequence ATGATGAACCTCGCCCTTGCCGACCACCACCTCGTCAAACCCGGCGCCCGCGATTCCGCGCTGGCCGATTACGACTGCGTGCGGCGCGCCATCGCCTTCATCTCGCAGAAGTGGAAGGCGCAGCCGACCATCGAGGCGATCGCCGACGCCGCCGGCCTGACGCCCGACGAGTTGCACCATCTGTTCCGGCGTTGGGCCGGGCTGACGCCGAAGGCGTTCATGCAGGCGCTGACGCTCGACCACGCCAAATCGCTGCTGCGCGATTCCGCCAGCGTGCTCGACGCCGCGCTGGCATCCGGCCTGTCCGGGCCGGGCCGGCTGCACGATCTGTTCGTCACCCACGAGGCGATGTCGCCAGGTGAATGGAAGGCCGGCGGCGCCGGGCTCGGCCTGCGCTACGGCTTCCATCCGTCGCCGTTCGGCACGGCGGTGATCATCGCGTCCGATCGCGGCCTGGCCGGTCTCGCCTTCGCCGATCCCGGCGAGGAGCAGACGGCGCTGGTCGATCTGCAGCAGCGCTGGCCGCGCGCGGTTTGCGTGCCGGATCAGGACACCACCGCGCCGCTGGCGCAGCGGATCTTCGATCCGGCGCACTGGTGCCCAGAACAGCCGCTGCGAGTGGTGCTAATTGGCACCGATTTCGAAGTGCGGGTGTGGGAGACGCTGCTGAAGATCCCGCTCGGCAAAGCGGTCTGCTATTCGGACATCGCCGCCAAGATCAGCCTGCCGAAAGCCTCGCGCGCGGTCGGCGCAGCGGTCGGCAAGAACCCGATCTCGTTCGTGGTGCCGTGCCATCGCGCGCTCGGCAAAGGCGGCGCGCTCACCGGCTATCACTGGGGCCTGACGCGCAAGCAGGCGATGATCGGCTGGGAAGCGGGACGACTCGGGGGCGAGTGA